From Prionailurus bengalensis isolate Pbe53 chromosome F2, Fcat_Pben_1.1_paternal_pri, whole genome shotgun sequence, one genomic window encodes:
- the TONSL gene encoding tonsoku-like protein isoform X2, translating into MNVERELRQLSKAKAKAQRSGQLRDEAALSHQLGELLASHGRYAEALREHQHELQLLESIDDPLGCAVAHRKIGERLAELEDYSAALKHQQRYLELARSLSNHTELQRAWATIGRTYLDIYDHCQSQDALLQAQTAFEKSLAIVDEKLQGTLTKRELSEMRTRLYLNLGLTFESLQQMAPCNDYFRKSIFLAEQNRLYEDLFRARYNLGAIHWRRGQHSQAMRCLEGARECARALRKELMESDCCVLISQIFQDLGDFLAAKRALKKAYRLGFQKPLQKAAICRTLKYVLAVVQLQQQLQESEASDPRRAMGICEQLGDLFSKAGDFPKAAEAYQKQLYFAELLSRPGPELAVIHVSLAATLGDMKDHRRAVSHYEQELRLRGGDALEEAKTWLNIALSREEAGDAYELLAPCFQKALSCAQQAQRPQLQRQVLQHLHSVQLRLQPQEAPGTEARLQELSVPRDQEEDEDKEEEGDGDTPEASDVELSESEGDAEGWSQQPEEDEELRACLGRQRVNKWNRRNDVGETLLHRACIEGRLGRVQDLVRQGHPLNPRDYCGWTPLHEACNYGHLDIVRFLLDHGAVVDDPGGQGCEGITPLHDALNCGHFEVAELLIERGASVTLRTTKGHSPLETLQQWVKLYGKDLDSETREKAGAMERLLRAAPSGRAPHGSQAPHALPRNQLFDPEVSPPSSPCPGPPETSQARARVSLGQTVPAVTRPRRSRHKLASSSSSEGEDNPGPPRPNQKRPRHSVQPQQDKAWTPGSTSNWEAAAASAPWVGVRGVGSAQSCHLGSGPPWGPGEATLQRPALIPEEECLASDWLEDDSPLLHSRQDGHLPRSPGSGDSTGRSASGSGNKSSSRPRARARQSRLPRLRSCGALVRAGGDGSSAAEPPWSPDVSRASGPNGEKSPVAGQPSQGPSLPPPIRVRVRVQDSLFLIPVPHSREVHSVAWLADQAAQRYCQACGLLPRLVLRKEGALLAPQDPIPDVLQSNEEVLAEVTSWDLPPLADRYRRACQSLQQEEHQEVLQAMECQGSGPSFSACSLALRQTQLTPLLRALKLHAALRELHLAGNRLGDGCAAELLAALGTMPGLILLDLSSNHLGPEGLRQLATGLLGQTTLQNLEELDLSMNPLGDGSGQALAFILQACPSLSTLHLQACGFGPSFFLSHQAALASAFQDAKHLKTLSLSYNILGTSALAQALQSLPAHTLQRLELSSVAASKSDSDLVEPVVRFLTKEGCALTHLSLSANHLGDKAVRELSRCLPLCPSLISLDLSANPEIGRVGLEELLSALQVRPQGLSFLGLSGCAVQGPLGLGLWDRITTQLQELQLCSRRLSTEDRDALRQLLPGQPGSACTLDRGPQLFYRRL; encoded by the exons ATGAATGTGGAGCGCGAGCTTCGTC agCTGAGCAAGGCTAAGGCCAAGGCCCAGAGAAGCGGGCAGCTGCGGGACGAGGCCGCCCTCTCCCACCAGCTGGGGGAGCTCCTGGCCAGCCATG GACGCTACGCAGAGGCCCTGCGAGAGCACCAGCATGAGCTACAGCTCCTGGAGAGCATCGATGACCCTCTGGGCTGTGCCGTGGCCCACCGCAAGATCGGAGAGCGACTGGCTGAGCTGGAGGATTACTCAGCTGCCCTGAAG CACCAGCAACGCTACTTGGAGCTGGCCCGTTCCCTGTCTAATCATACTGAGCTGCAGAGGGCCTGGGCCACCATTGGCCGCACTTACCTGGACATCTATGACCACTGTCAGTCACAGGACGCCTTGCTGCAGGCACAGACTGCCTTTGAGAAGAGCTTGGCTATTGTGGACGAGAAGCTGCAGG GGACGCTGACCAAGCGAGAGCTGAGTGAGATGAGGACCCGACTCTACCTCAACCTGGGCCTCACTTTCGAGAGCCTGCAGCAGATGGCCCCGTGCAATGACTATTTCCGGAAGAGCATCTTCCTTGCCGA GCAGAACCGCCTCTACGAGGACCTATTCCGTGCCCGCTACAACCTGGGTGCCATCCACTGGCGCCGAGGGCAGCACTCCCAAGCCATGCGCTGCCTGGAGGGGGCCCGTGAGTGTGCACGTGCCCTGAGGAAGGAGCTCATGGAGAGCGACTGCTGCGTGCTCATCTCGCAG atCTTCCAAGACCTGGGGGACTTTTTGGCTGCCAAAAGAGCCCTGAAGAAAGCCTACAGGTTGGGCTTTCAGAAGCCTTTGCAGAAGGCAGCGATCTGCCGGACCCTTAAATATG TGCTGGCAGTGGTCCAGCTGCAGCAGCAGCTGCAAGAGTCGGAGGCCAGTGACCCCCGGCGTGCCATGGGCATCTGTGAGCAGCTGGGGGACCTGTTCTCTAAGGCAGGCGACTTCCCCAAGGCGGCCGAGGCCTACCAGAAGCAG CTGTATTTTGCAGAACTGCTAAGCAGGCCGGGGCCCGAGCTGGCCGTCATCCACGTGTCCCTGGCCGCCACCTTGGGAGACATGAAGGACCACCGCCGGGCCGTGTCCCACTATGAACAGGAGCTGAGGCTGCGTGGTGGCGACGCCCTGGAG gaGGCCAAGACCTGGTTAAACATTGCGCTATCCCGAGAGGAGGCCGGCGATGCCTATGAGCTGCTGGCACCATGCTTCCAAAAGGCTCTCAGCTGTGCCCAGCAGGCCCAGCGGCCCCAGCTGCAG AGGCAGGTCTTACAGCACCTCCACAGCGTGCAGCTAAGGCTGCAGCCCCAGGAGGCCCCTGGCACTGAAGCCAGGCTGCAGGAGCTGAGTGTGCCCAGAGACCAGGAGGAGGACGAGGataaggaggaggagggtgatggTGACACCCCCGAGGCCAGCGACGTGGAGCTCTCGGAGAGTG AGGGTGATGCTGAGGGCTGGTCCCAGCAGCCGGAGGAGGACGAGGAGCTGCGGGCCTGCCTGGGCCGGCAGAGGGTGAACAAG TGGAACCGGCGCAATGACGTTGGGGAGACTCTGCTACACCGAGCTTGCATCGAGGGCCGCCTGGGTCGTGTCCAGGACCTTGTAAGGCAG GGCCACCCCCTGAACCCTCGGGACTACTGTGGCTGGACACCCCTGCATGAGGCCTGCAATTACGGGCATCTGG ACATTGTCCGCTTCCTGCTGGACCACGGGGCTGTGGTAGATGACCCAGGCGGCCAGGGCTGTGAAGGCATCACCCCTCTGCACGATGCCCTCAACTGCGGCCACTTCGAGGTGGCTGAACTGCTCATTGAACGGGGAGCGTCAGTCACACTCCGAACCACGAAG GGGCACAGCCCGCTGGAGACACTGCAGCAGTGGGTGAAGCTGTATGGCAAGGATCTGGACAGCGAAACCCGAGAGAAGGCTGGTGCCATGGAGAGGCTGCTCCGGGCGGCCCCCTCAGGCCGAG CTCCCCACGGCTCCCAGGCTCCCCACGCTCTTCCACGTAACCAGCTGTTTGACCCTGAGGTCTCTCCTCCCTCGAGCCCCTGCCCAGGACCCCCAGAGACCTCTCAGGCTCGTGCCAGGGTCTCTCTGGGGCAGACAGTTCCAGCTGTGACCAGGCCTCGGAGGAGCAGGCACAAACTGGCCAGCAGTAGCAGCTCAGAGGGTGAGGACAACCCAGGGCCCCCCCGACCGAACCAGAAGAGGCCCCGGCATTCTGTCCAGCCACAACAGGACAAAGCCTGGACGCCCGGATCCACCAGCAACTGGGAGGCGGCGGCAGCGAGTGCTCCCTGGGTGGGCGTCCGAGGCGTGGGCAGTGCCCAGAGCTGCCACCTGGGGTCCGGCCCACCTTGGGGTCCAGGCGAGGCCACCCTGCAACGGCCAGCGCTCATCCCTGAAGAGGAGTGTCTGGCCTCAGACTGGCTGGAGGACGACTCACCACTGCTCCACAGCCGCCAGGATGGCCATCTGCCCCGCTCCCCAGGCAGTGGTGACAGTACCGGTCGTAGTGCCTCGGGGTCAGGCAACAAGAGCTCCAGCAGGCCCCGGGCCCGGGCCAGGCAGAGCCGGCTGCCCCGTCTCAGGAGTTGCGGTGCACTGGTCAGGGCAGGTGGAGACGGTAGCTCGGCTGCAGAGCCTCCGTGGAGCCCGGATGTCTCCAGGGCCTCGGGGCCCAATGGGGAGAAGAGCCCTGTGGCGGGCCAGCCCTCG cagGGTCCATCTTTGCCCCCTCCCATCCGGGTGCGAGTGCGAGTTCAGGACAGTCTTTTCCTCATCCCCGTCCCACACAG CAGGGAGGTCCACTCCGTGGCCTGGCTGGCTGATCAGGCTGCCCAGCGCTACTGCCAGGCCTGTGGGCTGCTGCCGAGGCTCGTCTTGCGAAAGGAGGGAGCCTTGCTGGCCCCACAGGACCCCATCCCTGATGTGCTACAGAGCAACGAGGAG GTATTGGCTGAGGTGACTTCGTGGGACCTCCCCCCGCTGGCTGACCGCTACCGCAGGGCCTGCCAGAGCTTGCAGCAAG AGGAGCACCAGGAGGTGCTCCAGGCCATGGAGTGCCAGGGCTCGGGCCCCTCATTCAGCGCCTGCTCCCTGGCTCTGCGCCAGACCCAGCTCACCCCACTGCTGCGGGCCCTGAAGCTGCACGCGGCTCTCCGGGAGCTGCACCTGGCAGGGAACCGGCTGGGGGATGGATGTGCTGCTGAGCTGCTGGCCGCCCTGGGCACCATGCCTGGCCTGATTCTCCTCGATCTCTCTTCCAATCACCTGGGCCCTGAAGGCCTACGCCAGCTTGCCACAGGCCTCCTGGGGCAGACCACCTTGCAG AACTTGGAGGAGCTGGACTTAAGCATGAACCCTCTCGGGGATGGCAGTGGTCAGGCCCTGGCATTCATCCTGCAAGCCTGCCCCTCACTCAGTACCTTGCATCTCCAGGCCTGTGGCTTTGGCCCCAGCTTCTTCCTGAGCCACCAGGCAGCCCTAGCTAGTGCCTTCCAAG ATGCCAAGCACCTGAAGACACTGTCTCTGTCCTACAACATCCTGGGCACCAGTGCCTTGGCCCAGGCCCTGCAGAGCCTGCCCGCTCACACCCTCCAGCGCCTGGAGCTTAGCTCTGTGGCAGCTAGCAAGAGTGACTCAGACCTCGTGGAGCCTGTGGTCAGATTCCTGACTAAG GAAGGCTGTGCTCTGACTCACTTGAGCCTGTCTGCAAACCACCTGGGCGACAAGGCGGTGAGAGAACTGAGCAG ATGCcttcctctttgcccctcactcATTTCACTGGACCTGTCTGCCAACCCTGAGATTGGCCGTGTTGGCCTGGAGGAGCTCCTGTCTGCCCTCCAGGTGCGGCCccaaggcctcagtttccttggccTGTCAG
- the TONSL gene encoding tonsoku-like protein isoform X5 yields MNVERELRQLSKAKAKAQRSGQLRDEAALSHQLGELLASHGRYAEALREHQHELQLLESIDDPLGCAVAHRKIGERLAELEDYSAALKHQQRYLELARSLSNHTELQRAWATIGRTYLDIYDHCQSQDALLQAQTAFEKSLAIVDEKLQGTLTKRELSEMRTRLYLNLGLTFESLQQMAPCNDYFRKSIFLAEQNRLYEDLFRARYNLGAIHWRRGQHSQAMRCLEGARECARALRKELMESDCCVLISQIFQDLGDFLAAKRALKKAYRLGFQKPLQKAAICRTLKYVLAVVQLQQQLQESEASDPRRAMGICEQLGDLFSKAGDFPKAAEAYQKQLYFAELLSRPGPELAVIHVSLAATLGDMKDHRRAVSHYEQELRLRGGDALEEAKTWLNIALSREEAGDAYELLAPCFQKALSCAQQAQRPQLQRQVLQHLHSVQLRLQPQEAPGTEARLQELSVPRDQEEDEDKEEEGDGDTPEASDVELSESEGDAEGWSQQPEEDEELRACLGRQRVNKWNRRNDVGETLLHRACIEGRLGRVQDLVRQGHPLNPRDYCGWTPLHEACNYGHLDIVRFLLDHGAVVDDPGGQGCEGITPLHDALNCGHFEVAELLIERGASVTLRTTKGHSPLETLQQWVKLYGKDLDSETREKAGAMERLLRAAPSGRAPHGSQAPHALPRNQLFDPEVSPPSSPCPGPPETSQARARVSLGQTVPAVTRPRRSRHKLASSSSSEGEDNPGPPRPNQKRPRHSVQPQQDKAWTPGSTSNWEAAAASAPWVGVRGVGSAQSCHLGSGPPWGPGEATLQRPALIPEEECLASDWLEDDSPLLHSRQDGHLPRSPGSGDSTGRSASGSGNKSSSRPRARARQSRLPRLRSCGALVRAGGDGSSAAEPPWSPDVSRASGPNGEKSPVAGQPSGPSLPPPIRVRVRVQDSLFLIPVPHSREVHSVAWLADQAAQRYCQACGLLPRLVLRKEGALLAPQDPIPDVLQSNEEVLAEVTSWDLPPLADRYRRACQSLQQEEHQEVLQAMECQGSGPSFSACSLALRQTQLTPLLRALKLHAALRELHLAGNRLGDGCAAELLAALGTMPGLILLDLSSNHLGPEGLRQLATGLLGQTTLQACGFGPSFFLSHQAALASAFQDAKHLKTLSLSYNILGTSALAQALQSLPAHTLQRLELSSVAASKSDSDLVEPVVRFLTKEGCALTHLSLSANHLGDKAVRELSRCLPLCPSLISLDLSANPEIGRVGLEELLSALQVRPQGLSFLGLSGCAVQGPLGLGLWDRITTQLQELQLCSRRLSTEDRDALRQLLPGQPGSACTLDRGPQLFYRRL; encoded by the exons ATGAATGTGGAGCGCGAGCTTCGTC agCTGAGCAAGGCTAAGGCCAAGGCCCAGAGAAGCGGGCAGCTGCGGGACGAGGCCGCCCTCTCCCACCAGCTGGGGGAGCTCCTGGCCAGCCATG GACGCTACGCAGAGGCCCTGCGAGAGCACCAGCATGAGCTACAGCTCCTGGAGAGCATCGATGACCCTCTGGGCTGTGCCGTGGCCCACCGCAAGATCGGAGAGCGACTGGCTGAGCTGGAGGATTACTCAGCTGCCCTGAAG CACCAGCAACGCTACTTGGAGCTGGCCCGTTCCCTGTCTAATCATACTGAGCTGCAGAGGGCCTGGGCCACCATTGGCCGCACTTACCTGGACATCTATGACCACTGTCAGTCACAGGACGCCTTGCTGCAGGCACAGACTGCCTTTGAGAAGAGCTTGGCTATTGTGGACGAGAAGCTGCAGG GGACGCTGACCAAGCGAGAGCTGAGTGAGATGAGGACCCGACTCTACCTCAACCTGGGCCTCACTTTCGAGAGCCTGCAGCAGATGGCCCCGTGCAATGACTATTTCCGGAAGAGCATCTTCCTTGCCGA GCAGAACCGCCTCTACGAGGACCTATTCCGTGCCCGCTACAACCTGGGTGCCATCCACTGGCGCCGAGGGCAGCACTCCCAAGCCATGCGCTGCCTGGAGGGGGCCCGTGAGTGTGCACGTGCCCTGAGGAAGGAGCTCATGGAGAGCGACTGCTGCGTGCTCATCTCGCAG atCTTCCAAGACCTGGGGGACTTTTTGGCTGCCAAAAGAGCCCTGAAGAAAGCCTACAGGTTGGGCTTTCAGAAGCCTTTGCAGAAGGCAGCGATCTGCCGGACCCTTAAATATG TGCTGGCAGTGGTCCAGCTGCAGCAGCAGCTGCAAGAGTCGGAGGCCAGTGACCCCCGGCGTGCCATGGGCATCTGTGAGCAGCTGGGGGACCTGTTCTCTAAGGCAGGCGACTTCCCCAAGGCGGCCGAGGCCTACCAGAAGCAG CTGTATTTTGCAGAACTGCTAAGCAGGCCGGGGCCCGAGCTGGCCGTCATCCACGTGTCCCTGGCCGCCACCTTGGGAGACATGAAGGACCACCGCCGGGCCGTGTCCCACTATGAACAGGAGCTGAGGCTGCGTGGTGGCGACGCCCTGGAG gaGGCCAAGACCTGGTTAAACATTGCGCTATCCCGAGAGGAGGCCGGCGATGCCTATGAGCTGCTGGCACCATGCTTCCAAAAGGCTCTCAGCTGTGCCCAGCAGGCCCAGCGGCCCCAGCTGCAG AGGCAGGTCTTACAGCACCTCCACAGCGTGCAGCTAAGGCTGCAGCCCCAGGAGGCCCCTGGCACTGAAGCCAGGCTGCAGGAGCTGAGTGTGCCCAGAGACCAGGAGGAGGACGAGGataaggaggaggagggtgatggTGACACCCCCGAGGCCAGCGACGTGGAGCTCTCGGAGAGTG AGGGTGATGCTGAGGGCTGGTCCCAGCAGCCGGAGGAGGACGAGGAGCTGCGGGCCTGCCTGGGCCGGCAGAGGGTGAACAAG TGGAACCGGCGCAATGACGTTGGGGAGACTCTGCTACACCGAGCTTGCATCGAGGGCCGCCTGGGTCGTGTCCAGGACCTTGTAAGGCAG GGCCACCCCCTGAACCCTCGGGACTACTGTGGCTGGACACCCCTGCATGAGGCCTGCAATTACGGGCATCTGG ACATTGTCCGCTTCCTGCTGGACCACGGGGCTGTGGTAGATGACCCAGGCGGCCAGGGCTGTGAAGGCATCACCCCTCTGCACGATGCCCTCAACTGCGGCCACTTCGAGGTGGCTGAACTGCTCATTGAACGGGGAGCGTCAGTCACACTCCGAACCACGAAG GGGCACAGCCCGCTGGAGACACTGCAGCAGTGGGTGAAGCTGTATGGCAAGGATCTGGACAGCGAAACCCGAGAGAAGGCTGGTGCCATGGAGAGGCTGCTCCGGGCGGCCCCCTCAGGCCGAG CTCCCCACGGCTCCCAGGCTCCCCACGCTCTTCCACGTAACCAGCTGTTTGACCCTGAGGTCTCTCCTCCCTCGAGCCCCTGCCCAGGACCCCCAGAGACCTCTCAGGCTCGTGCCAGGGTCTCTCTGGGGCAGACAGTTCCAGCTGTGACCAGGCCTCGGAGGAGCAGGCACAAACTGGCCAGCAGTAGCAGCTCAGAGGGTGAGGACAACCCAGGGCCCCCCCGACCGAACCAGAAGAGGCCCCGGCATTCTGTCCAGCCACAACAGGACAAAGCCTGGACGCCCGGATCCACCAGCAACTGGGAGGCGGCGGCAGCGAGTGCTCCCTGGGTGGGCGTCCGAGGCGTGGGCAGTGCCCAGAGCTGCCACCTGGGGTCCGGCCCACCTTGGGGTCCAGGCGAGGCCACCCTGCAACGGCCAGCGCTCATCCCTGAAGAGGAGTGTCTGGCCTCAGACTGGCTGGAGGACGACTCACCACTGCTCCACAGCCGCCAGGATGGCCATCTGCCCCGCTCCCCAGGCAGTGGTGACAGTACCGGTCGTAGTGCCTCGGGGTCAGGCAACAAGAGCTCCAGCAGGCCCCGGGCCCGGGCCAGGCAGAGCCGGCTGCCCCGTCTCAGGAGTTGCGGTGCACTGGTCAGGGCAGGTGGAGACGGTAGCTCGGCTGCAGAGCCTCCGTGGAGCCCGGATGTCTCCAGGGCCTCGGGGCCCAATGGGGAGAAGAGCCCTGTGGCGGGCCAGCCCTCG GGTCCATCTTTGCCCCCTCCCATCCGGGTGCGAGTGCGAGTTCAGGACAGTCTTTTCCTCATCCCCGTCCCACACAG CAGGGAGGTCCACTCCGTGGCCTGGCTGGCTGATCAGGCTGCCCAGCGCTACTGCCAGGCCTGTGGGCTGCTGCCGAGGCTCGTCTTGCGAAAGGAGGGAGCCTTGCTGGCCCCACAGGACCCCATCCCTGATGTGCTACAGAGCAACGAGGAG GTATTGGCTGAGGTGACTTCGTGGGACCTCCCCCCGCTGGCTGACCGCTACCGCAGGGCCTGCCAGAGCTTGCAGCAAG AGGAGCACCAGGAGGTGCTCCAGGCCATGGAGTGCCAGGGCTCGGGCCCCTCATTCAGCGCCTGCTCCCTGGCTCTGCGCCAGACCCAGCTCACCCCACTGCTGCGGGCCCTGAAGCTGCACGCGGCTCTCCGGGAGCTGCACCTGGCAGGGAACCGGCTGGGGGATGGATGTGCTGCTGAGCTGCTGGCCGCCCTGGGCACCATGCCTGGCCTGATTCTCCTCGATCTCTCTTCCAATCACCTGGGCCCTGAAGGCCTACGCCAGCTTGCCACAGGCCTCCTGGGGCAGACCACCTTGCAG GCCTGTGGCTTTGGCCCCAGCTTCTTCCTGAGCCACCAGGCAGCCCTAGCTAGTGCCTTCCAAG ATGCCAAGCACCTGAAGACACTGTCTCTGTCCTACAACATCCTGGGCACCAGTGCCTTGGCCCAGGCCCTGCAGAGCCTGCCCGCTCACACCCTCCAGCGCCTGGAGCTTAGCTCTGTGGCAGCTAGCAAGAGTGACTCAGACCTCGTGGAGCCTGTGGTCAGATTCCTGACTAAG GAAGGCTGTGCTCTGACTCACTTGAGCCTGTCTGCAAACCACCTGGGCGACAAGGCGGTGAGAGAACTGAGCAG ATGCcttcctctttgcccctcactcATTTCACTGGACCTGTCTGCCAACCCTGAGATTGGCCGTGTTGGCCTGGAGGAGCTCCTGTCTGCCCTCCAGGTGCGGCCccaaggcctcagtttccttggccTGTCAG